From Quercus robur chromosome 8, dhQueRobu3.1, whole genome shotgun sequence:
CAGACGCAGCCCGGCATTTTCATTAGATTATCAAGTGCATAATGCTATGCATAAACCATTTGTGATTGCTTATATGAATAACATGTATAAGcaacttaattttaaaaatatatcccaaaaaaaaaaaaaaaaaccttttaacaaaacaaataaaaattaggttCACAGATAATTATACATTAATCAGAAACCTCATCTGAAAACTGCTATGTAATTCTTACATAACTAAGAAACATCATCTGAAAACTGCTATGTAATTCTTTCAAGGTTTGCTTCCTGCTAAATCTTCAAGCGTCAGATTCAGGGTATCAACAGAACCTTTCTTCACTTCCTCACCACGAGCAGCCAGATAATCTTCAATGCTCCCTGGTTGTCCAAACATTCCAAGGTGATCTGCAATCAGGTGTAGATTATTACACCCACCACAACGTGCCACCACCACCCCTTTATCATATGATTCGCGACAAACTGTCTTCACAGATCTTGTTTCACAGACCCTGCAAGTAAAGATCATGGCAAGATCATGCCTTGCGGATGGCTTCAAGTTAGAATTTGCAGAATACTTCACGGTTGAACTATCATTACTGTTTATATTGGAGGGAGCATTTACTGAGTCACAATCAGGCTTCAAAGTGCCCGTTTCATGATTTTCCAAATCTTCATTGGCATGGCTGGTTGGTTGTGTTTGTGTCTGAATCCCTCTTTGACAAAATTCGGATCTGCTAAAGGATGCATTTGCAGAAGGAAGAGGTCGAAGAGATTGCCAAAAAGATTCTGCCACCAATAAGGGAAAAGCCACACATAGACAGAGATGACTAAGATATCAagcaaataatataaacaataattcAAGCAGGAAAATATGTTACTTAGGAAGACATTCATCTAaacatttaaataaaacaaGGAAACTTAACTGAACTACCAAGGTCAGAAATAAACTCTTCTGCAGCGAAAGAGTATATTAGATCAATATAAGCACTTTGAACAGTCCTGAAGTGCTCGTCTCTACTCTATCTTCTATAAATGTTTCCACCTCCTAGGTCACAACATCCTTGGTCACCACTCTAGTTTTACTGATTTGAAGTAAAATGTTTCAGTAATGCAGTGGTGAAATGAGTATTGTGAACTTACTACGTGATCATAGGACAACAAATAGCTAGTATCATTGCTCTTAAGTAAGATGTTTCATTAGTAAGGTAGTAACATGAAACTTGAGAAACACATCCATAATTCATCCACTTCACCAAAAGTTCAAGGAAGCATCTCAGTTTAAGGCCTAGAAACCGAggaatcaaataaattttagttttaactGAGGTACCAAAGATTATCAAAACGCATTCAGCACGCCCTTAAGATCAATACAAGGATGTCAAGGATATGTCTTGATCATCACAATATGATTCATCATTGCTTGCTAGATTTTTAACAGAATTTctcaatttcttaatttttaattaactgCATTTTTAATTGATGGTATTACTTTTTCCACTGAAGCTGGTAAGCCATCAAACCATTGCCAAAAGGGTTAAACCAAACCCCTAATAAAGACCATGTTCAATATTACCCCATAAAATTCTAAATTCAATCAACAAATATGAAATCTTAATATATTGGTACTTGGTCTTCAGCACACTCATGTGGATTAATAATGCTAAAGAATAATAAGCTAATAATACAAAGTTGCTCTCCAAACTTCAAATCAAATGTACTATGTCTGATTCTCATAGTTGAAAAAAGCTATTGAGAGTAATTATAAACCTTATTCAGTTGTTATCCCCTTGTAGCTTCCAACTCTATTCTCAATTCTTTTACATGCTCAATAGCAAGTTTGTTTCTTCAAGGAAAATACtaacattaaataaataaaacccacagAAAAACCCTTCACCTGTTCAGCCAAGAAACTAATAATAAGTTAAAAAGACCAAGTTTTTACATTTAgtcctttttttatatataagataaaaattctactctaacttaatatttaaatgtatatgcgtgtgaagctccctcctggagacttgaactccggcCCTTGCCCttccacaccccacaagcacttatacttgtggattgaccatcgcaccaagagaATGTTGTGGTGCATTCAGTCTTTTCATTCAACTTTAACAAACTAATAATAAGTAAAATCTTAATCTTGAAAAGACCAATTTTTAATagaac
This genomic window contains:
- the LOC126697229 gene encoding uncharacterized protein LOC126697229, producing MAARMFQKRLLSLFVRNQTQLQTHFLKSKESFWQSLRPLPSANASFSRSEFCQRGIQTQTQPTSHANEDLENHETGTLKPDCDSVNAPSNINSNDSSTVKYSANSNLKPSARHDLAMIFTCRVCETRSVKTVCRESYDKGVVVARCGGCNNLHLIADHLGMFGQPGSIEDYLAARGEEVKKGSVDTLNLTLEDLAGSKP